TATCTCCATGAAGAAATGCGTTTTGAACATCCATCTGGTGTAATTCCCaattttttattacaacaacagtAAGAAAAGTTCGAACCGTGACCATTTTGACAGTAGGAGCGAAAATTTTGACAAAATCAATACCTTCCACTTGATGATTCCCAAAGACCACTAATCTCGCTTTATATCGTTCAACTGAACCATCAGACTTATGCTTAATCTTATAGACCCACATAGAGCCAATTGCCGTTTTGTTCGGAGGTAAATCCACCATCGACCATGTGTTGTTAGCTTCTAACGCGTCAATTTTCTTCTCCATCGCTTGCTTCCATTTTGGATTACAAATGGCTTACTTAAAGGATTTAGGTTCCGTTTCATTAGAAATAGCTGCAAGAAAATGTTGATGGGCAGGAGAAAAAATATTACAATTAACATAATTAGGAATGGGATACGGAGTACCTGTGACGGGAATGGTTGTGGGTGACTGTTGTGAAGGAACCAAAGTCGTGTtaataatttcattaattttttcCCAACTTACAACAGTCTTTGTTTCGAGAATTTTCGAACTTCAACCATTTTCCTCGACCCATTTCTTCACCATTAACCTCGTGACCCGTATCATTGTCTGCAACAATGTCGATAGATTCGTTACCATCGCTATCACCACGCGCAACATCATAATCGGCACTAGAGGTGCCATGAGGTGGTACATTGTCAGGTTGCTCACTCGTATCCCCTGGCTCATGATCATTCCCCCCTTCGACATGACGGATTTTCGGTGTGGACACAACCGAATCATCCCACAAAACATCCTCCTCGGCCAAATCCAAATCAGCCGACCCCGAGATAAGAGCTGAATCAGTAGCGAATGGGAATTGATTTTCAACAAAATGCACATCTCGGGACTGAAAGTATACACCCGTTTCAAGGTCGAACAAGTGCCACCCTTTCTTTATGAAAGGATAACCGAGAAAGACGCAGCGACGAGCTCGAGAATCGAACTTGTCACGAGGATTTAAATTTTTAGCATAACATATATAAACACCCAAAAACCCGTAGCAAACTCAAGTCCGGTGCCTTTTGAAAAAGTAATTCAAACGGGGTCTTATTGTGCAAAATACGAGTAGAGGTACGATTAATTAAGTATGCCGCAGTCAAAACACATTCGCCCCAAAAATCAAGAGGTAAAGAACCTTGGAACCGTAAGGCACGAGCCACGTTTAAAATATGCCTATGTTTCCGTTCTACCCGAGCATTTTGTTGGGGTGTTTTAACCGTGGAAGTCTGATGAATTATCCCATGTTCACGGAAATACGGAATAAGACCACGTAATTCCGTCCCATTATCACTCCATACAACTTTCACATGACAATTAAATTGACGAtcaataagagaaaaaaaatcacgCATAAGCCTAGGAACCTCGTCCTTGGTTTTCATCAAATAAACCCAAACACATCTCAAAAAATCatcaacaattgacaaaaaaaaaacgggAATCACACGCCCGATTGGGTTGATACGGTCCCCAAACTTCGCAATGTATTAAATCAAACAAATGTTCAGCCTTATTCTCACTTAAGGGAAAACAAAGACGGGTCTGTTTTGCATGAAAGCAAACATCACACGGTGCAATATTAAAATTAAGAGAAGAACGAGAAATATCAGGAAGGTACTCCATAGAACGCAGTAAAGGATGTCCCATGCGTTGATGCCATAACTCAGCATTAGCATTTGTGCTTCCAGTCACGACATTAACACGATTTGGTTCCTTCATAGTCAGGTAAAAGAGCCCATCCGAAAGCTCACCCACACCAATCGTCGTCAAGGCAAGGTCTTGTATCACACATTGAGAATTAGTAAATTGTATATGGAGCCTTTGCAACGACAAAAGTTGTGAAACCGAAAGCAAATTATAATGGAAAGACGGAACAAACAGAACATTGAAGAGAATTAAATTGTCATTGAGCCTGATTGTTCCAGCCTTACTAGCGAGTAAACTAGCTCCGGTAGGCAATCCAATATTTATGGGTTAAATTGGATAACAAGATTCAAATAATCGATCGTCAAAACACACATGAGTCGAAGCACCGGTATCAATTATCCATGACAAAGCTTTCTTACCATTTAAGCGAACCATATTCGTAACAACTTGCGGCTCACCGATAACGGCATTGGTCATAACATTGCCGGCAGCGGAAGTAGAAGTCTCTCCTGAACGGGCAGCAGGATGACGACGAGGGTCACGGTCAGCAGGATATCCGTGTTTTTCCCAACATCGACTCTCTGTGTGGCCATCTTTTGTGCAATGAGTGCACTTGAACCGAGAGCGACCACCCGTAGGTTGCTGTGGTTGCTTACCATTGTTGCTGTCATGAATAGCGAGTGCCATAGGAGTAGTAGTATCATCCCGAGTTTGAGTCAGGGAACGTACCTCCTCCTCTTGAACCAGACGAAAATACACTAACTGGATTAAGGCAAGGGCTTGGTACCAAGAATTTGAGAACGTACCATAGAATAAAAGGATTCAAGTCCCATCAGAAAGCCTCAGACTTGATCTGCCCCTCTCCGTTTGCACAAAGTAACATTCAGATCGCATCGACATCCAGAGAAGTGCAAGAAGGTAATGCGTCGAAATCGTTTATATCGTCCCACAACTTCTTCATTCGCCCATAATAATCCATGATTGTCTCACCGAGTTTATGCTTACACTCCGACAACTCACTCTGGATTTGATATATTTTAATCTCATTCCCTACTGTGAATCGCAAACGAATATCTTCCCATAATTCGTAAGCCGTTTCACGATAAGAAATAGACGATCGGATGCGTGGTTCAATAGTATTGAAAATCCACGCAACAATCAAATAATTAATAGCCGTCCAATCCTCCAAGTCGTTCAGATCAGACGGTTTATTTTTGAGAGTACCGTCAATAAAATGTAGCTTCCTCTTTGCTCCTAACGCAACCCGAAAACCCTTCGCCCATTCTTCATAATTTGGTCCGAGGAGAACAACATGTGTGATTTTCGCCCCCATACCATCGTGTGAAGATACAACGTAAATCGGATTGGGAGTATGAGAAGAACTATGACCATCTTCACTCTTCTTACCGTCAACCATGATAGACGATCAAGAAgactaaagaaaaaaaaatggagaaTTTATCGAAAAAAAATCGCAAGATTGAATCTGCTCACGATACCATAAAGGAATTAATAATTGAATAAGAGAAGTTTTGGGTGAAAGTTTTCTGTGTGTTTCATTCAACGTAAGTCaccacaatatatacaatgtGATTAGCTAAAGTTTAGGAAAGAATAACAAAATTCCTAAACTACCTCCCGAAAATATGGAACAAAATGATACACTAAATAATACACTGAATCATGTATCTACTTGGTCAACTATTGCGTAATATTTGCGATACGCCAAATATTTACGCTAACACTATATGTAATTATTCTAACAGTAGAGTAATTTTTGGGCCCCAAAAACGTTTGGACCCCTGTTTTGAGAACACTCTGAACTTGCCAATGGACGGGCCTGGCGCATTATCAGTTTAATAAATTATCTccatttttattatttaaaaaattatgtcACAAAATAAATACAGTGAGACATGAGATTGTACATTAAAGAGAGATTACTTAACTCAACTCCTTAAGTGCCTAGATGATGAGACGAGTCCTTTAAGATTGCACGTTTAAATTTCCCTTTTTCCTTGATATAGTGACAGACACATGTCTTAATTTATAACATGAAGAAAACATATTTATCTAAAACCATCCTATAGTAGAATTTGGATATAAGACAAAATATTTTGTGCATTTGTTCCTTCAACCTTTGGGGTGAATGGGAGTGAGGCGGATCACAACCTTGATCCACAGAGCTCACA
This sequence is a window from Silene latifolia isolate original U9 population chromosome 8, ASM4854445v1, whole genome shotgun sequence. Protein-coding genes within it:
- the LOC141595132 gene encoding uncharacterized protein LOC141595132; translation: MVDGKKSEDGHSSSHTPNPIYVVSSHDGMGAKITHVVLLGPNYEEWAKGFRVALGAKRKLHFIDGTLKNKPSDLNDLEDWTAINYLIVAWIFNTIEPRIRSSISYRETAYELWEDIRLRFTVGNEIKIYQIQSELSECKHKLGETIMDYYGRMKKLWDDINDFDALPSCTSLDVDAI